The DNA segment GCCTGGAAACCTAAAAATATGTTAAAATGTGGAAATATTTAACACCGCCTTTTTTGATTACATGCGTTATCAATAAGAATAAACCAATGATTTGTATAACACTCTTAATATTGTGATTAAAAAGGTGTCTGTCTTCTGATTGGCAATAGAAGAACAAGAATTAGAATAAGATAAATAAATTCTTGGACAGGCCACTTGCCGTCAGAAAGTGGCATCTCCAAAGATAGCCGGGCAAATGCGCCTTAATGATCAAGTTATGTAAAGAATGCAAAAAATGAGGATAAACTCCTCACTCCATCACCAAAAGCTCCGCCATTTCCTCCAGATCATCCGCTGCGCCCTTTACGGATACAATTGAATGCATGGATCCGCCGCCATCTCCTTCGAATCTGGGGATAATGTGGACGTGGGCAGGCGGGACAAGCTGGCCGGCGGCGGCCTTGTTGTTCAGGCCGATGTTCGAGCCGGCTGCGGAGACGGCATCTTCTACCAGTCTTGCGATCATCCTTACGGTGGCGAAAAGTTCGCCGGCTTCCTCGGCAGGCATTTC comes from the Methanococcoides sp. AM1 genome and includes:
- a CDS encoding HIT family protein, coding for EMPAEEAGELFATVRMIARLVEDAVSAAGSNIGLNNKAAAGQLVPPAHVHIIPRFEGDGGGSMHSIVSVKGAADDLEEMAELLVME